The genomic interval TACGGGGCGTGCTGAAGCAGGCCGCCGGTGAATTGGCGGAAGACGTCGTGTTATTCGATATCTACCGTGGCGTCCCGGTTCCGGAGGGTCACAAGAGCCTGGCCTTCCATGTCGTATACCGCAGCCCAACGTCCACACTGACGGACAGGGTCGTCGAGCCCCTCCATAATAAGCTGGTAAGAACGGCCGAGAGGCGATTTGGCGCCCGCCTGCGGTGAATGCCGAGAGGCGCGAGATCGCCGGTCACGTTGTCTGTCGAGACTAGTAGCTCGGGGTTCTACCGCGTACAATGAAGCTACGTGAGCCAGTCACGACCCACTGCCGATGGAGTCAACGCGTTGCTCGAACGCATTGCAGAGCTAGCTCCGATACCGGCGGCTGCGAACCGCGTGATCGCCTTGACGAGCAAGGATGACGCTCGGATCGTCGAAGTCGCCCAGGCCGTGGCGGCCGATCCGGCGCTCGCAGCTGAAACCATGCGCATCGCCAACAGCCCGCTATACAGCGGGAACACCGTGATCGGAGACCTCGAGCAAGCCATCATGAGGCTGGGGCTCAACGAGCTCAGGAACATGGCGGCTGCCATGGCGATGATCGCGGCGTTTCGCTCGGAGAGCAAGCTGTCGCTCCGGTTGCACGAGCAGTCGGTCCTTTCCGGAGCGCTTGCCGGGCTCAGCGCCCGAGCGCTTTCCACGGTGCCGCGGGGTTGTGCGTTCCTCTCTGGTCTGCTGGCTGAGATCGGCGCCATGGCGTGCCTCACAGCAGACACCGGCGCCTACGAGGAGCTTTGGCAAGCAGCGGGCGGCGATCCCGCCCAACGTCAGCGGTTGGAAACGGAGCGCTACGGCACTTCGAGCTACGAGATCGGTCGTCGTTTGCTTCAGCGTATCGCGTTGCCCGAGGAGACTTGCGACGCCGTGGGTACGCCCGTTGGCGCCGATGCCGACTCGCTGTCGGATCTGGCTCGGGTCTGCGTTTTTGCACGCACCATCACTCCGCTCTTGATCGCGGCGGGTGCGACCCGCTCCTTTGACGCCTTTCGCGAACAACTCGAGGCCACCATGGAGCGGCTTGCGCTGGTCGGCCTGGGCACACAAGGGATGCTCGACATCTGTGTCGAGGCGGGCAGGAAGAGCGCAGCCGCTCTTCGGGCAAGGTAAGACAGCCGGGTGTGATTCAGTATCGGGCAACGGTCCGG from Pseudomonadota bacterium carries:
- a CDS encoding HDOD domain-containing protein — its product is MSQSRPTADGVNALLERIAELAPIPAAANRVIALTSKDDARIVEVAQAVAADPALAAETMRIANSPLYSGNTVIGDLEQAIMRLGLNELRNMAAAMAMIAAFRSESKLSLRLHEQSVLSGALAGLSARALSTVPRGCAFLSGLLAEIGAMACLTADTGAYEELWQAAGGDPAQRQRLETERYGTSSYEIGRRLLQRIALPEETCDAVGTPVGADADSLSDLARVCVFARTITPLLIAAGATRSFDAFREQLEATMERLALVGLGTQGMLDICVEAGRKSAAALRAR